In one window of Pseudobythopirellula maris DNA:
- the mqnE gene encoding aminofutalosine synthase MqnE: MLRTSSEILAPIREKVEAGERLSFDDGLVLESPEAPLPEVGELANLVRERKNGNAGYYNINTHLNATNICVYRCSFCAFRSDLRQAKGYWMQDDAILERGREAVENGCTEMHIVGGLHHQAKYDWYRKVVSLLHDNYPDLHLKAWTPVEIDWFARLTKKPISWVLEDQREAGLGSMPGGGAEIFHPEIRSKICEHKADSGRWFETHRTAHQLGLRTNCTMLYGHIEQPRHRIDHLIRLREQQDESLAAGSDGFQTFIPLSYHPENNKLGEENNLRKPSGLMDLRQMAVARLMLDNIDHIKAYWIMLGIGTAQVALSYGADDIDGTVRHELIYHDAGATTPEVMGVSEIERIIREAGREPIERDTLYRRVERSGEGWSVGEKITAEA; encoded by the coding sequence ATGCTTAGAACTTCCTCCGAAATCCTGGCCCCCATCCGCGAAAAGGTCGAAGCCGGCGAGCGCCTGTCGTTCGACGACGGCCTCGTGCTCGAGTCGCCCGAGGCGCCGCTGCCCGAGGTGGGCGAGCTGGCCAACTTGGTGCGCGAGCGTAAGAACGGCAACGCCGGCTACTACAACATCAACACGCACCTGAACGCGACGAACATCTGCGTCTACCGCTGCTCGTTCTGCGCGTTCCGCAGTGACCTGCGCCAGGCCAAGGGCTACTGGATGCAGGACGACGCGATCCTCGAGCGCGGCCGTGAGGCGGTAGAGAACGGCTGCACCGAGATGCACATCGTCGGCGGCCTGCACCACCAGGCGAAGTACGACTGGTACCGCAAGGTGGTGAGCCTGCTGCACGACAACTACCCCGATCTGCACCTGAAGGCGTGGACGCCGGTCGAGATCGACTGGTTTGCGCGGCTCACCAAGAAGCCGATCAGCTGGGTGCTCGAGGACCAGCGCGAGGCGGGCCTCGGCAGCATGCCGGGCGGCGGGGCCGAGATCTTCCATCCCGAGATCCGCAGCAAGATCTGCGAGCACAAGGCCGACTCCGGCCGCTGGTTCGAGACCCACCGCACGGCCCACCAGCTGGGCCTGAGGACCAACTGCACGATGCTGTACGGCCACATCGAGCAGCCGCGGCACCGGATCGACCACCTCATCCGCCTGCGTGAGCAACAGGACGAGTCGCTGGCGGCTGGTTCGGACGGGTTCCAGACGTTCATCCCGCTCTCCTACCATCCGGAGAACAACAAGCTCGGCGAAGAGAACAACCTGCGCAAGCCGTCGGGGCTGATGGACCTGAGGCAGATGGCGGTCGCCCGGCTGATGCTCGACAACATCGACCACATCAAGGCGTACTGGATCATGCTGGGGATCGGCACGGCCCAGGTGGCGCTCTCCTACGGCGCCGACGACATCGACGGCACGGTGCGGCACGAGTTGATCTACCACGACGCCGGCGCCACGACGCCCGAGGTAATGGGCGTCAGCGAGATCGAGCGGATCATCCGCGAGGCGGGCCGCGAACCGATCGAACGCGACACGCTTTACCGCCGCGTGGAACGCAGCGGCGAGGGCTGGTCGGTCGGCGAGAAGATCACCGCCGAGGCGTGA
- a CDS encoding DUF1569 domain-containing protein, which yields MPARRQLRFATFDDAIADIERLRDGGYTPTMKWNLTEVCEHLRKTMHAGLHGGTKPLPWILRVSIARLLVEYMVWRHWMPNGAKAPAEFIPEDYAEDDPERIEACIALMREARDFSGKLPPNPLAAGLSVETWQGLQVLHAEHHLSKLEPATAA from the coding sequence ATGCCCGCACGACGCCAACTGAGGTTTGCGACTTTTGACGACGCCATCGCCGATATCGAGCGGCTGCGCGACGGCGGCTACACTCCTACGATGAAGTGGAACCTCACCGAGGTTTGCGAGCACCTGCGTAAGACAATGCACGCCGGGCTCCATGGCGGGACGAAGCCGTTGCCCTGGATCCTGCGGGTGAGCATCGCGCGGCTGCTCGTGGAGTACATGGTTTGGCGGCACTGGATGCCCAACGGGGCCAAGGCGCCCGCCGAGTTTATCCCGGAAGACTATGCCGAGGACGACCCGGAGCGGATCGAGGCGTGCATCGCCCTGATGCGCGAGGCGCGCGATTTCTCGGGCAAATTGCCGCCCAATCCACTGGCCGCGGGCTTGTCGGTTGAAACCTGGCAGGGCCTGCAGGTGCTGCACGCCGAGCATCACCTCTCGAAACTCGAGCCCGCCACCGCGGCGTAG
- the pelA gene encoding pectate lyase: protein MTLLRPIILLLLLVCHASWAEAQHADPQETQLVRWWRVFDQPAEWYGGADAQRIGDNVLAYQSPNGGWCKNVDMAVPHSEEQLAELRRNAGRRETLIDNGATYTQIRLLSHIFAATGETRFGEARDRGLDFVYAMQYPNGGWPMIHPLQDNYTRRITFNDGSMIGVMRLLTDVAEGAAPFDTVDSDRQAQARQAVERGLEAILRMQVRVDGRPTVWCAQHNEVDLTPTGARTYELPSLSGMESVEVVQYLMDVEEPSDEVIAAIEGAVDWFERAKITGKAVRWRDDPSLSRGRDRIVVDDPNGDPLWGRFYEIATNKPMFVGRDGVVKDTLAEIEYERRVGYSWIGSYAKGLLAEDYPAWRKRIGSPVRD from the coding sequence GTGACTCTTCTCCGCCCGATCATCCTGCTGTTGCTTCTCGTTTGTCATGCGTCGTGGGCCGAGGCCCAGCACGCCGACCCGCAAGAGACGCAGCTCGTGCGCTGGTGGCGGGTGTTCGATCAGCCGGCCGAGTGGTACGGCGGGGCCGACGCGCAGCGGATCGGCGACAACGTGCTCGCCTACCAAAGCCCCAACGGCGGCTGGTGCAAGAACGTCGACATGGCCGTCCCGCACAGCGAGGAGCAACTCGCCGAGTTGCGGCGCAACGCCGGCCGCCGCGAGACGCTGATCGACAACGGCGCCACCTACACGCAGATCCGGCTGCTCTCGCACATCTTTGCCGCCACCGGCGAGACGCGCTTCGGCGAGGCGCGCGACCGCGGCCTCGACTTCGTCTACGCGATGCAATACCCCAACGGCGGCTGGCCGATGATCCACCCGTTGCAGGACAACTACACGCGGCGGATCACATTCAACGACGGCTCGATGATCGGCGTGATGCGGCTGCTCACCGACGTGGCCGAAGGGGCGGCGCCGTTCGACACGGTCGACTCGGATAGGCAGGCCCAGGCCCGCCAGGCCGTCGAGCGCGGCTTGGAGGCGATCCTTCGCATGCAGGTGCGCGTCGATGGCCGCCCCACGGTGTGGTGCGCACAGCACAACGAGGTCGACTTAACCCCCACCGGCGCCCGGACCTACGAGCTCCCCTCGCTGAGCGGCATGGAGAGCGTCGAGGTCGTGCAGTACCTGATGGACGTCGAGGAGCCCTCCGACGAGGTGATCGCCGCGATCGAGGGCGCCGTTGATTGGTTCGAGCGCGCGAAGATCACCGGCAAGGCGGTCCGCTGGCGCGACGACCCTTCGTTGTCGCGTGGCCGTGATCGTATCGTGGTCGACGACCCCAATGGCGACCCGTTGTGGGGGCGGTTCTACGAGATCGCCACGAACAAGCCGATGTTCGTCGGTCGCGACGGCGTGGTGAAGGATACCCTCGCCGAGATCGAGTACGAGCGGCGTGTGGGTTACTCCTGGATCGGCTCTTACGCCAAAGGATTGCTCGCGGAAGATTACCCCGCTTGGCGTAAGCGGATTGGCTCGCCTGTTCGGGACTGA